Below is a window of Streptomyces genisteinicus DNA.
CCGCCCCGAAGAGCGAGCGCTGAGCTCGGGCAGGCGTCCGACGCGGGCGGTCCCGGTGCCCCCGGGACCGCCCGCCGGCGGTCAGCCGGGCTGCGGCACGGGGGCGTGCTCTCCCAGGACGAAAGAGGGGTCGACCTGGGCGGCCAGATCCGCGCCGGTCCGCTCGTTTCCCCAGCTCTCGGCGTTCTTCAGGTGGAAGTGGACCATCTGGCTGGTGTAGCGCGCCCAGTCCCGGTCGGCGTAGGAGTCCTCGGCGGCGTCCTGGAGCGCTTGGAGGGCCATGCGGTTGCCGGCCTCCAGCTGCTCGAAGCGGGCGGGACGCCCCTTCTCCATGGCGCGCACCCAGTCGGAGTGCCCCACGGCGACGAGCAGGTCGTCCCCCACCTCCTCGCGGAGGAAGTGGAGATCGTCGGGACCCTGCACCTTGTTGCCGACGACCTTCAGCGCCACGCCGTAATCGCGTGCGTAGTCCTTGTACTGCCGGTAGACGGACACTCCCTTGAGAGTGGGTTCCGCGACCAGGAACGTCATGTCGAACCGGGTGAACATGCCCGAGGCGAACGAGTCGGAGCCGGCCGTCATGTCCACGACGACGTACTCGTCCGGGCCGTCCACGAGGTGGTTCAGGCAGAGCTCGACGGCGCCGACCTTCGAGTGGTAGCAGGCGACGCCGAGGTCCGACTCGGTGAAGGGGCCGGTCGCCATCAGCCGGATCTCGCCGTCGTCGAGGCTCACCGTTCGCGCGCAGGCCGCGTACACGGGGTTGTCCTCCTGCACCCGGAGCAGACGGGACCCCTCGCCGGGCGGAGTGGTCTTGATCATGGTCGCGGACGAGGTGATCCGGGGGTTCGTCCCGCGGAGGTAGTCCTTGATCAGCGGCAGGTGTGCGCCGAGAGCGGGCAGATCGGCGGCCGCCGCCTCGTCGAGGCCGAGAGCGGCCCCCAGATGCTGGTTGATGTCGGCGTCCACCGCGACGACGGGGGCCTCGTTGGCGGCCAGGTGGCGGATGAAAAGTGAGGACAGCGTGGTCTTCCCGCTGCCGCCCTTCCCTACGAAAGCGATCTTCATGTTCACCTAGGGTAGCCGCATGGGCGCGTTCGGTTGTCAAGGGGAGTGAAGAAGACCACTCCAAGGTGGGGCGCAGGTGCGGGGCGCGTAGCCTCGCTGGTTATGAGTACGAACGCCTCGCCGGCCGATCCGCTCGCCACCCTCGGTGCGCTGCCCGGGGTCACCGACTCCGTCGACTCCGTGCGCCAGGCCGTGGACCGCGTCTACGGGCACCGGGTCATGCGCCGGCGCAGCGCGGAGATCACCTCGGAGGCCGCGCTGCGCGGAGCCCGGGCCTCCGCCGCGCTGTCCGGGGCCGACTGGGCCCTCGAAGAGGTGCGGCGGCGCACCGACTTCAGCGGTGAGCCCGAGGCGCGCACCGTCGGTGCGGCCCTGCGGCTCGCCGCGGAGGCCGGTCAGCTTCTCTCGATCTGGCGCCAGTCCCCGCTGCGGGTGCTCGCGCGTCTGCATCTGGTCGCCGCCGGGGGTGCCGCGGAGGACGTGTCCGTGGGCCGCCCCCGCCTTGCCGGGGAGACGGTGGACGAGCCGCTGATCGAGGCCCCCCTCCCGGGTGCGGACGAGGTGGCGGGCAGGCTGGACGGGCTCGCCGGTCTGGTCATCGGCGGCACCGCGGCGCCCGCCCTGGTGTCGGCCGCTGTGGTGCACGGGGAACTGCTGGCCCTGCGGCCCTTCGTCTCGTGCAACGGTCTGATCGCGAGGACGGCCGAGCGGATCGTGCTCATCGGCAGCGGGCTCGACCCGAAGGCGATCTGCCCCGCGGAGGTCGGTCACGCCGAGCAGGGGCGCGCCGCCTATGTCGCCGCGTTCGAGGGGTATCTCTCGGGCACGCCGGAGGGGATGGCGGCCTGGATCGCGTTCTGTGGCCGGTCCGTCGGGCTCGGCGTCAGGGAGTCGACCGCCGTGTGCGAGGCGCTCCAGCGCGGCGCCGCCTGATCCGGGGGCGCGCGCGGAGGGAAAAGGGTTGCGGCGGTACCGTCCGGTACCGCCGCTGGCATGTCCGCCCAGTTACCAAGCGTCCTCGTGTGTTGCCCATCAGGTCGGGGTCATTGCCCGTCACCTGGTGCGGCTGGCCCGTAATCGACGGGTCGACGTCGCGTGGGTGCTCGGCTTCCATGCATCGGTCCGTGGGGCCTTTATGCGTGTTTAAAGGTGATCCTTTCGGATGTCCTCGGTCTCGCGGGCCGTTGAGTCCTTTGTACTCCTGCGCGCAGGGAAGGGAAACCCCTGCCAGGGCTTCTTTACTTTCGGGTTCAAACGCGGGCGAACCGGACCGGAGGGATCGCCGCCGGTGCGGCCCCCGCGAGCCGGGCCGCCCTGGCGGCGCCTCGCCGGCGGCTGGCGTACCAGACCAGGCCCGCCGTGGCCGCCGCGGCGCCGACGGCCGCCGCGGCCACCAGCGCCGGCCGCGGCGGCATGGAGAACGCGGGGAGCCGCTGCTTGAGCCGCACCGGACGGTTGAAGACGAGAACCGGCCAGTCCCGGAGCGCTGCCTCGCGACGCAGCGCCCGGTCGGGGTTGACCGCGTACGGGTGGCCCACCGACGAGAGCATCGGGATGTCCGTCGCCGAGTCGCTGTACGCGTAGCAGCGGGTGAGGTCGTACCCCTCGGACTCGGCCAGTTCCTTGACGGCTTCCGCCTTGGTCGGGCCGTAGGCGTAGTACGCGATCTCCCCGGTGAAGCAGCCGTCGTCGCCGACGACCATCCGGGTGGCCACGACGCGGTCCGCGCCGAGCATCTCGCCGATGGGCTCCACCACTTCGGCGCCCGACGTGGAGACGATGACCACGTCCCGGCCGGCCGTGTGGTGCTCCTCGATGAGGGACGCGGCCTCGTCGTAGATGATCGGGTCGATCAGGTCGTGCAGGGTCTCGGCGACGATCTCCCGCACCTGCTGCACGTTCCAGCCCTTGCAGAGCGCCGACAGGTACTCGCGCATCCGCTCCATCTGGTCGTGATCGGCGCCGCCGGCCAGAAAGACGAACTGTGTATAGGCGGTGCGCAGCGCGGCGCGGCGGCTGATCAGCCCGCCTTGGTAGAAGGACTTGCTGAAGGTCAGGGTCGAGGACTTCGCAATGACCGTCTTGTCCAGGTCGAAGAAGGCTGCCGTGCGCGGCAAGGAGTGGTTTTCCACGGGCAGAGCATATGCGCCCGCCATTCGGCGTACGCTGGGGCGCGTGGGTTTGCCTGAGAAGGCTCTCGGGTACACCATGGAAGTCACGGATCGTTCGCGACCGTGCTAACCCGGTCCGGCTCCTCCCCCCCCGAGTCGGCCGGAAAGACGACCCCCGCTCTCCCCCCCGGCGGGGGTCGTCGCATGTCCGGAGGGGTTTTCCCGTTCATCGGCAGGCTCCGGGCCGCCGAGTGCCCCGCAGCATCGCCTTCCGGGTCGCGGAGGGCCCACCCCCGGTTTCGTGACTCTGTGTAGTCATGCTGGTGCTCTCCGGAAGTCGTTCAACGCTCACCGGTTTGGGCTACGGAGTTATTCACAGGTGGCGGGTTATCCACAGTTTTTCAGCAAGATCCACACGATTTTTCAGTGCACTCCACCGTGATTCCAGCCGCGAAGTCCGCGGGACGGAGGAATCGCGCACTCGCAGCCGTGCGGTGCGCAGGGAGAGGGTGGGAGACCGTGGCCGGATCCATCACATCGCCGCGTGGCCAGTCGACCGGGGGACGCCGGGACGGGCCCCTGATCGTGACCGAAGACGTCGCGCTCCTGGACGACCTGCTGCGCCTGTGCGCGGCCGCCGGTGCGGAGCCGGAGGTGCACCATGCGGTGCCCGAGCGGCGGGACGCCTGGGAGGGGGCACCCCTGATCCTCGTGGGCGACGACGCCGCACACCGCTGCCGGGGAGCCGGACGCCGCAGCGGCGTGCTGCTCGTGGGCCGGGACCAGGACGACCCCGAGGTCTGGCGGCGGGCCGTGGAGATCGGGGCCGACGGCGTCCTGTGCCTCCCCGACGCCGAGACCTGGCTCGTCGACCGCATCGCGGACGTCGTCGAGGGTGTCGACCGGCCGGCGCTGACCGTCGGGGTGATCGGCGGCCGGGGCGGCGCCGGGGCGTCGACGCTCGCCTGTGCGCTCGCCGTCACAGCGGCGCGCGACGGGCGGCGCACCATGCTCGTCGACGGGGATCCGCTCGGCGGCGGCCTGGACGTGCTGCTCGGCGGCGAGCATGCGGAAGGACGCCGATGGCCGGATTTCGCCGCCTCGAAGGGCAGGGTCGCCGGTGGAGCACTGGAGGAGTCCCTGCCGCAACTCCACTCCCTGCGGGTACTCAGCTGGGACCGGGGAGACTCGGTCGTGGTGCCGCCCGAGGCCATGCGCTCCGTGCTGGCCGCCGCCCGGCGCCGCGGCGGTGTGGTCGTCGTCGACCTGCCGCGCCGTGTGGACGACGGCGTCGCCGAGGCGCTCGCCCAACTCGACCTGGGGCTGCTCGTGGTGCCGGGCGAACTGCGGGCGGTCGCCGCCGCGAACAGGGTCGCATCGGCCGTGGGCATGGTCCTCGGCGACCTGCGCGTGGTGGTGCGCGGCCCGTACGCGCCCGGCCTGGACGAGCGCTGGGTCGCCGGCGCGCTCGGGCTGCCGCTCGTGGGTGAACTCCCCGTGGACACGGGGCTGCTCGAGGCCCAGGGGGAGGGATCCCCGCCCGGCGCCGTCGGCCGCAGCCCCCTGGCCCGCTTCTGCACGGCCTTCTGGGAGAAGGCCTTCGCCGGGGAGGCCCGGCCATGAGCGCGGGACTCCTGGAGGCTGTACGGCAGCGGCTGGCGGAGAGCGGCGCGGAGCCGACCCCCGCGCGCGTGGCGGCCGCGCTCCGCGCCCAGGGCAGACTGCTGGGCGACGCCGAAGTGCTCGGCGGCACGGAGGAGTTGCGGGGCGAACTCGTGGGTGCCGGTCCGCTGGAGCCGCTGCTCGCCGACCCCTCCGTCACCGATGTGCTCGTGTCCGCGCCGGACCGGGTGTGGGTGGACCGGGGCGGAGGACTCGAACTCACGGCCGTGACCTTCCCCGACGCCGCGTCCGTGCGCCGGCTCGCACAGCGTCTCGCGGCCGTCGCCGAGCGCCGGCTCGACGACGCGCGGCCGTGGGTCGACGCCCGGCTGCCCGACGGCACCCGGATGCACGCGGTGATCCCGCCGGTCGCAGTCGGCTCCACGTGCCTGTCCCTGAGGGTGGTGAGACCCCGGGCCTTCTCGCCGGCCGAGCTCGTCCGGGCCGGGACCGTGCCGCCGGGCGGCGACCGGATCCTGCGCGCTCTGGTGGCTGCGAGGCTCTCCTTCCTGATCAGCGGCGGCACGGGGTCGGGGAAGACCACTCTGCTGAGCAGCCTGCTGGGACTGGTGGGGGAGCGGGAGCGCATCGTCCTCGCGGAGGACTCCGCCGAACTCAGGCCCGACCACCCTCATGTGGTGCGGCTCGAGTCGCGCGCGGCCAACCAGGAGGGTTCGGGCCGGGTGACCCTGCGGGATCTGGTCAGACAGGCACTGCGGATGCGGCCCGACCGGCTGGTCGTCGGTGAGGTGCGCGGCGAAGAGGTGGCGGACCTGCTTGCCGCGCTGAACACCGGGCACCAGGGCGGGTGCGGAACCGTGCATGCCAACACCGCGGCCGACGTCCCCGCCAGGCTGGAAGCCCTGGGTACTGCCGCGGGCCTCGACCGGGCGGCCCTGCACAGTCAGCTGGCCGCAGCGCTCGACGTCGTGGTCCATGTCGCGCGCGATGCCGCCGGGCGGCGCCGGATCGCCGAGATGCACGTGCTGGAGCGGGACGCGAGCGGGCTGGTGGTGACCGTCCCGGCACTCCGCTGGGGTGCCGAGACCTTCATGCCGGGCCCGGGATGGCAGCCGCTGCGGGCACTGATGGGGGAGGCGCTGTGAGGCTCGGCGAGACGGTCTGCGCCGCCGCGGCCTGCGCGGGTGCGGCCGCCTGGCTGGTGACGGCGGACGGCCGGGAGCGGCGCCGGGCCGCGCTCCTGCTGGCGGGGCCCGCGCAGCCGCTCTCCCGGGACCGGCTGCACGGGAGCCTCCTCGGCCTGGCACGGAGGCACACGGAGTGGCTCTGCCTGCTCCCCGCAGCGCTGCTCGCGCTGCTGGCGGGCTCCGTGGTGCCGGCCGTCCTCGGAGTGCTCGCGGTGCCGCTCGTGCGACGGCGTCTGCGCGCACGGCAGCGGGAGCGGGAGAAGCGGCGCAGGGCGGCCGAGGTCGTGGCCCTGTGCGGCGCGATCACGGGCGAGCTGCGGGCCGGGTCGCAGCCCGGAGCGGCGCTGCGGCTCGGAGCCCGCGCCACGGACGCGCTCGGCGGGGGCGAGTCCGCCGTGCTGGCGGCCGCCCGCTTCGGAGGCGACGTGCCCGAGACGCTGCGTGCGGCATCCCAGCAACCCGGGGCGGAAGGGCTGGCGGGGATGGCCGCCTGCTGGCAGGTGGCGGTCGGCAGCGGAGCCGGGCTCGCCGACGGACTGGACCGGCTCGAGGCGGCCCTGCGGTCGGCGGTCGACCAGCAGGACGAACTGCGGGCGCAGTTGGCGGGCGCGTGGTCGACCGTGACGCTGCTCGCGCTGCTCCCGCTCGCCGGTCTCGGACTCGGTGCCGCACTCGGAGCGGATCCGCTGGAGGTGCTGTTCCACACTCCCGCCGGTCTGGCCTGCCTGGCCATCGGAGGAGTGCTGGAGACCGCGGGCGTCCTGTGGTCCGGGCGGATCGTACGAGCGGGGTCGGCGGCATGAGCGGGGATCTCCTTCCGCGGATCGGAGCCCTGCTCGCCGGGCCGGCCGCGGTGTGCCTCCTCGGCTTGTCGGTGGTGACGAGCCGGCGCCGGCGAGCAGTCCGCAGGAGGGCCGCGGCGCTCTGGCACCACGAACGCGTACCTCGCAGGAGCAGGAGCGCCGGAAGCAGAACGAAGCCGGGCCGCGGGGCCCGGGAATGGGCAGTGCCGCTCGGGGTCGTGGCGATGTGCTGGACGCTCCTCGGCGGAGCGCTCGGTGCGGCCGTGGCGGTCGTGGCGGGCGCGGGGGTTCGGCACTGGCTCCGCCGGGAGGGCCGGGCGGTCGGCTCGGGCGCCGGGACCGGTCCCGGCGCCGAAGACGGCCGGACCGGGGCGGAGGCGATACGCCAACTCCCGCTGGCTGCAGACCTGCTGGCCGCCTGTGTCTCCGCGGGTGCGGGCCCGCGCGAGGCCGCCGAAGCCGTCGGCATCTCCCTGGGCGGCCCTGTCGGGGAGCGCCTGAAGGCCATGGCGGCGCAACTGCGGCTGGGACGCGAACCGGCCGAGGCCTGGGCCTGGTTCGCCCGTACGCCGGGCGCGGCACCGCTCGCCCGCTGCCTGGAGCGCGCCGACACGACCGGTGCCCCGGCCGCGGAGCCGATGGCGCGCCTCGCCGAACGGTACCGGGCGGACCGTGCCCGACGGGTCACCGCCCACGGCCGCCGTGCGCAAGTGCTGATCACGGCCCCCGTGGGGCTCTGCTTCCTGCCCGCCTTCCTCGCGGTGGGCGTGGCGCCGGTGGTGATCGGACTCGCCGGAGGTCTGCTGGCCGGCCGGTGACCCTACCGGTGGGGCTCCCCGCGCCCGACCGTTCCGCTCCCCGCTTCCAGGGGCGCGCGCCGCGGCCGACCGAACCGGCGATCACCCGCCCTGGCTGCACCCGCGCGACCGTGCGAGGCGCCCACCGCGCGATGTACGCCGTGTGCCCGGCGCACCGGTCACTCGGCCCCGGCCACGGTCCGAGTTCCGAGGTCCGAGTGGCCCGGCACCCCCGAGTTCCCGCGCATCCCGCTCACGCTCATCCGATTCACCATCACCCGATTCACGACCGTTCGAGTCGTCGACCCAGGAGGTCACCATGTGGAAAGCGATCCTTCAGACCCTCACCCGCCCGGTCCGGCCCCGCTTCGTACGCCGGACCGGGCGTCGGACCCGTGCCCGCTCGCTGGCCGTCGCGCTGCGGCGGGACAGGGGGATGACCACGTCCGAGTACGCGATGGGCACCATCGCCGCCTGCGCGTTCGCCGCGGTTCTCTACAAGGTGATCACCAGCGGAGCCGTCTCCGGAGCACTGGAATCGGTGATCGGCAAGGCGCTCGATGCCCAGTTCTGACGGCGCTCCCACCGGGGCTGCGGGCCGCGGTGACCGAGGCTCGGTCACCGCGGAGGCGGCCGTCGCCCTGCCCGCCCTGGTCGTGTTCTGCATGGCCCTGGTGTGGGCCCTCATGGCGGCTGCGGCGCAGATCCAGTGCGTGGACGCCGCGCGGGCGGGTGCCCGGGCCGCCGCGCGTTCGGAACCGGTGCCGGCCGCCGTGGCCGCCGCACGGTCGGCCGCACCGGCCGGCGCCCGCGTCACCCTCGTCAGGGACGGTGACCTGTGGCGCGTGGCGGTGGAGGCGCGGGCCCCGGGGCCGGGCGCTCTCGCGCTGACGCTCGGCGCCCGCGCGGCCGCGCTCGCCGAGGACAGCGTCGGGCGGGAGCCCCCGGGGACGGCGCATGTCGCCGCACCCGGTGCGGCACGGGGAGGGAGGACGCCGTGAGGCGGGACGGAGGGGCGGCCACGGTCTGGGTGGCGTGCGCCTGCAGTGTGCTGTGCGTGGTGTTCGCCGCCGTGCTCGCGATGGGCCAGGCGGTCGTGGCGCGGCACCGGGCCGGTGCCGCGGCGGATCTCGCGGCGCTCGCGGCGTCCGACCAGGCGCTGCGGGGCACCTCCGCCGCCTGCGGCGTCGCGAGCCGGGTCGCGAGGGCTCAGGGGGCCGAGGTGGTCAGGTGCACGGTGGCGGGAGAGGTCTCCGACGTCACGGCGCGGGTGCGCGTCGGGCCGTACGCGCCGCGCAGCAGGTCACGGGCGGGACCGGCCGGCGTGA
It encodes the following:
- a CDS encoding ATP-binding protein, which produces MKIAFVGKGGSGKTTLSSLFIRHLAANEAPVVAVDADINQHLGAALGLDEAAAADLPALGAHLPLIKDYLRGTNPRITSSATMIKTTPPGEGSRLLRVQEDNPVYAACARTVSLDDGEIRLMATGPFTESDLGVACYHSKVGAVELCLNHLVDGPDEYVVVDMTAGSDSFASGMFTRFDMTFLVAEPTLKGVSVYRQYKDYARDYGVALKVVGNKVQGPDDLHFLREEVGDDLLVAVGHSDWVRAMEKGRPARFEQLEAGNRMALQALQDAAEDSYADRDWARYTSQMVHFHLKNAESWGNERTGADLAAQVDPSFVLGEHAPVPQPG
- a CDS encoding oxidoreductase — its product is MSTNASPADPLATLGALPGVTDSVDSVRQAVDRVYGHRVMRRRSAEITSEAALRGARASAALSGADWALEEVRRRTDFSGEPEARTVGAALRLAAEAGQLLSIWRQSPLRVLARLHLVAAGGAAEDVSVGRPRLAGETVDEPLIEAPLPGADEVAGRLDGLAGLVIGGTAAPALVSAAVVHGELLALRPFVSCNGLIARTAERIVLIGSGLDPKAICPAEVGHAEQGRAAYVAAFEGYLSGTPEGMAAWIAFCGRSVGLGVRESTAVCEALQRGAA
- a CDS encoding HAD family hydrolase, producing MAGAYALPVENHSLPRTAAFFDLDKTVIAKSSTLTFSKSFYQGGLISRRAALRTAYTQFVFLAGGADHDQMERMREYLSALCKGWNVQQVREIVAETLHDLIDPIIYDEAASLIEEHHTAGRDVVIVSTSGAEVVEPIGEMLGADRVVATRMVVGDDGCFTGEIAYYAYGPTKAEAVKELAESEGYDLTRCYAYSDSATDIPMLSSVGHPYAVNPDRALRREAALRDWPVLVFNRPVRLKQRLPAFSMPPRPALVAAAAVGAAAATAGLVWYASRRRGAARAARLAGAAPAAIPPVRFARV
- the ssd gene encoding septum site-determining protein Ssd, encoding MAGSITSPRGQSTGGRRDGPLIVTEDVALLDDLLRLCAAAGAEPEVHHAVPERRDAWEGAPLILVGDDAAHRCRGAGRRSGVLLVGRDQDDPEVWRRAVEIGADGVLCLPDAETWLVDRIADVVEGVDRPALTVGVIGGRGGAGASTLACALAVTAARDGRRTMLVDGDPLGGGLDVLLGGEHAEGRRWPDFAASKGRVAGGALEESLPQLHSLRVLSWDRGDSVVVPPEAMRSVLAAARRRGGVVVVDLPRRVDDGVAEALAQLDLGLLVVPGELRAVAAANRVASAVGMVLGDLRVVVRGPYAPGLDERWVAGALGLPLVGELPVDTGLLEAQGEGSPPGAVGRSPLARFCTAFWEKAFAGEARP
- a CDS encoding TadA family conjugal transfer-associated ATPase; this encodes MSAGLLEAVRQRLAESGAEPTPARVAAALRAQGRLLGDAEVLGGTEELRGELVGAGPLEPLLADPSVTDVLVSAPDRVWVDRGGGLELTAVTFPDAASVRRLAQRLAAVAERRLDDARPWVDARLPDGTRMHAVIPPVAVGSTCLSLRVVRPRAFSPAELVRAGTVPPGGDRILRALVAARLSFLISGGTGSGKTTLLSSLLGLVGERERIVLAEDSAELRPDHPHVVRLESRAANQEGSGRVTLRDLVRQALRMRPDRLVVGEVRGEEVADLLAALNTGHQGGCGTVHANTAADVPARLEALGTAAGLDRAALHSQLAAALDVVVHVARDAAGRRRIAEMHVLERDASGLVVTVPALRWGAETFMPGPGWQPLRALMGEAL
- a CDS encoding type II secretion system F family protein, which encodes MAAAAGTDGGGAVRLGETVCAAAACAGAAAWLVTADGRERRRAALLLAGPAQPLSRDRLHGSLLGLARRHTEWLCLLPAALLALLAGSVVPAVLGVLAVPLVRRRLRARQREREKRRRAAEVVALCGAITGELRAGSQPGAALRLGARATDALGGGESAVLAAARFGGDVPETLRAASQQPGAEGLAGMAACWQVAVGSGAGLADGLDRLEAALRSAVDQQDELRAQLAGAWSTVTLLALLPLAGLGLGAALGADPLEVLFHTPAGLACLAIGGVLETAGVLWSGRIVRAGSAA
- a CDS encoding type II secretion system F family protein, whose amino-acid sequence is MPLGVVAMCWTLLGGALGAAVAVVAGAGVRHWLRREGRAVGSGAGTGPGAEDGRTGAEAIRQLPLAADLLAACVSAGAGPREAAEAVGISLGGPVGERLKAMAAQLRLGREPAEAWAWFARTPGAAPLARCLERADTTGAPAAEPMARLAERYRADRARRVTAHGRRAQVLITAPVGLCFLPAFLAVGVAPVVIGLAGGLLAGR
- a CDS encoding DUF4244 domain-containing protein, which gives rise to MWKAILQTLTRPVRPRFVRRTGRRTRARSLAVALRRDRGMTTSEYAMGTIAACAFAAVLYKVITSGAVSGALESVIGKALDAQF
- a CDS encoding TadE family type IV pilus minor pilin, translated to MPSSDGAPTGAAGRGDRGSVTAEAAVALPALVVFCMALVWALMAAAAQIQCVDAARAGARAAARSEPVPAAVAAARSAAPAGARVTLVRDGDLWRVAVEARAPGPGALALTLGARAAALAEDSVGREPPGTAHVAAPGAARGGRTP
- a CDS encoding Rv3654c family TadE-like protein — translated: MFAAVLAMGQAVVARHRAGAAADLAALAASDQALRGTSAACGVASRVARAQGAEVVRCTVAGEVSDVTARVRVGPYAPRSRSRAGPAGVTPADGTGPPRPVPSASRSLPPSGAAGGVRWPELRPAVPRTAAEASERLGAVP